From the Salvelinus alpinus chromosome 32, SLU_Salpinus.1, whole genome shotgun sequence genome, one window contains:
- the LOC139562412 gene encoding myelin and lymphocyte protein-like: MASSTSSNPLPSGTSVFTTVPDLFFIPEFIFGGLVWTLVASTKVLIANPQGWVMFVSVFCFIFTTLWFLIFISGANKSSIWPTLDVVYHSLAAFFYLSAAVVQAYVTISLKSLTSTFFKEYQLDIAAVVMCYVVTLLYALHAVFSTMRWKNSS, from the exons ATGGCTTCCAGCACCTCCAGTAACCCTCTGCCCAGTGGCACCAGTGTGTTCACCACTGTTCCAGACCTCTTCTTCATCCCTGAGTTT ATATTCGGAGGTCTGGTGTGGACTCTGGTGGCCTCCACAAAGGTGCTGATTGCGAACCCTCAGGGCTGGGTGatgtttgtctctgtgttctgCTTCATCTTCACTACTCTGTGGTTCCTCATCTTCATCAGTGGAGCCAATAAGAGCAGCATCTGGCCCACACTG gatgttgtgtatcatTCCCTTGCAGCCTTCTTCTACCTCAGTGCAGCAGTGGTACAGGCCTATGTCACCATTAGTCTGAAATCACTTACCAGTACTTTCTTCAAAGAATACCAATTAGATATTGCTGCAGTG GTGATGTGTTATGTGGTGACTCTGCTCTACGCCCTCCATGCCGTCTTCTCTACGATGAGATGGAAGAATTCCTCATGA